The DNA window CCTGATTTTGCCCCGGGTCGCAGCAGCCATACTTTGTGCTTTTTTTATCTGCTTTTGCACTATATATGCTCAGGTAACACCTGAAATCACCAAGCAGGAGCCTTCCGGGTCCCCGTTCAAACTTGGAGTCAGCGTCGATCTGGTCGTGATGCACACCTCCGTCTATGACAAGGAGGGGCATTTTGTCACCGGGCTCGAGCCGGCCAACTTCAGGATCCACGAGGACGGGAAGGCCCAGGAAATCGCCGCCTTCGCCCAGGAGGACGTTCCCCTCAGCATCGGCATTCTGCTCGATGTGAGCGGCAGCATGCGGCAGGAAATAGAACAGGTCAACGGCGCGGCCCTGGCCTTCATCGAGGCGAGCCACGCCGAAGACCAGGTGTTCGTGATCGGGTTCAGCGACGAGGTGGAACTGCTGCAGGATTTCACCAGCGACATCGACGAGGTCCGGGATTCGCTCGAAAACACCGTCGTCGCGGGGGGCACGGTCCTGTACGACGCCATCTACCTCGGGGTGCAGAAGGCGCAGTCGGGAAGCCGGGGAAAAAAGGCGGTGGTCGTCATCACCGACGGCGAGGACAAGGACAGCTATTACAAGCTCGAGGAGCTCGTGGCCAAGGTGCAGGAGGCGGACGTCCAGGTATTCTGCGTGGGCTTCATCGAGGAGGTCCCGACCCGGAGCCTGTTCGGCCGCTGGTCCAACATCGGGGCGAAAAGGGTCATGGACGCCATGACCCGGATCACGGAGGAAACCGGCGGAAAGGCCTATTTCCCGCAGCGGATTTCGGAAATCCACGCCATCGTCGCGGAAATAGCCCGGGAATTGAGGACTCAGTACAGCATCGGCTACATCTCTTCGAACAGCGCGCGGGACGGCTCCTTCCGCCGCGTGAGGATCCAGCTGACCGGAACCGGGGACCGCGACCTGCGCGTCCGCCACCGCAGGGGTTACTACGCCCCCTCGGGCGCGTCCGTGGCGGCGGACGACTGAGCCCCTTCTTTCGTGCCCGTCCCGGCCGGATACGACCGGAACCGGTCCTTCTCCTCCGCGCCGAGCACCTCGTTGCCGCTCCCGGTGCGGTACCCCTCGAGATCCAGCGTCACGTACTTGTAGCCGAGGCCCTTGAAAGCCGAGGCGAGCCGCGCAGCCATGGCCGGATCCAGCGCCTTCGCCAGGTCCTCCGGCCCGAATTCCAGCCGCACCAGGTGTTCGTGGTGCCGGACGCGGAAGATCCCGAAACCCATCCCCCGGAGCGCCTCCTCCCCCCGGTCCACGATCCGGAGGGCCTCCTCCGTAATCGGCACGCCGTAGGGGATGCGGGAAGCCAGGCAGGCGGAGGCCGGTTCATCGGCCGTAGGCAGGCCGTGCAGCCGCGACAGGGCGCGGATCTCGCTCTTGGCGAGCCCCGCTTCCACGAGCGGGCTGCGCACCCGGTGCTTCTCCGCCGCGCTCCTGCCCGGGCGGTAATCGGCAAGGTCGTCGGTGTTCTGGCCGTCGAGCACCACGGCCCCGAACTCCCGCGCGACCTCTTCCAGCTGGGCGAACAGTGCGTCCTTGCAATGAAAGCAGCGGCTGGAGCTGTTGGCGCAGAATTCGGGCAGCGTCATTTCCCGCGAATGGACGATCCGGCGATGGAGCCCGTAGCGGCGAGCAAAACCGTCCGCCAGCTCCCGCTGGTGGCTGGAAAGGGAGGCGCTCTCGGCCGTGACGGCCAGAGCCCGTTCACCCAGGACCCGGTGCGCCCTGAAGGCGAGATAGGCGCTGTCGACCCCCCCGCTGTAGGCCACCACGGCGCGCGCGATGCGGGCGAGAAGTTCGTCGAGCTTCCTTTCCTTTTCCCTTGGATCGGTCATGGTTCCCGCCGGTGAAAAAAAACCCCCGCGCACCGGTGCAGGCACGGCGCGCCTGCGTGGCGGCGGGGCTTCCGCTCGAGCGGAAAGAGAGCGGGGCTAGAAATCGTCCTCGTCGTCGTCGTCGTCGTCGTCGTCGTCGTCATACTCCTCGTCGTCGTCCCAGTCGTCGTCCTCGTCGTCGTCGTCAAAATCGAAATCGTCCTCGTCGTCCGCGGGGGCGAGATCGAATTCCAGGGGATCGAGCGAAATCACCTCGAGCTCCACCCCGCATTCGGGGCAGGTGATGATCTCGCCCACTTCTTCGATGTCCTCTTCGATAACGGCATCGCATTCCGGACAGTAGCTCACAGTGTACCTCCAGTCCAAGCATTCCGGGAGACCGGGGTGACGCCTGACGGCGTCACCCCGGGAATTATTAGCACCGCCCTATTTCAAGGTCAATTCAATTTGTCTCGGGCGCGCTTGCCCGGAATCCTCATTGTGCTACCATTTCAGCGGGTGAAGCGTCAAGAATGTTTCCCGAAACTTTCCGATCCGCGGGGTGGGCGATGACATACCGAACGGGCGCAATCAAGGGATCCCTGGCTCTGGCCCTGGTCCTGTACATTCTGGGTCACTCCCCCGGCGCTCCCGCCGCAGGCGCCCCCGCCGAAGGCGCCCCCGCCGCGGCGGAAGAAGAGAGACCGCGCGGGAAGACGTCCATATCGGTGGCCGTGGACCTGGTGACGCTGCAGGTGCTCGTGACCGACAACAAGGGGAACGTCCTCACGGGCCTGAAACCGGAAAACTTCAACATTTACGAGG is part of the Acidobacteriota bacterium genome and encodes:
- a CDS encoding VWA domain-containing protein — its product is MMHTSVYDKEGHFVTGLEPANFRIHEDGKAQEIAAFAQEDVPLSIGILLDVSGSMRQEIEQVNGAALAFIEASHAEDQVFVIGFSDEVELLQDFTSDIDEVRDSLENTVVAGGTVLYDAIYLGVQKAQSGSRGKKAVVVITDGEDKDSYYKLEELVAKVQEADVQVFCVGFIEEVPTRSLFGRWSNIGAKRVMDAMTRITEETGGKAYFPQRISEIHAIVAEIARELRTQYSIGYISSNSARDGSFRRVRIQLTGTGDRDLRVRHRRGYYAPSGASVAADD
- the larE gene encoding ATP-dependent sacrificial sulfur transferase LarE, whose protein sequence is MTDPREKERKLDELLARIARAVVAYSGGVDSAYLAFRAHRVLGERALAVTAESASLSSHQRELADGFARRYGLHRRIVHSREMTLPEFCANSSSRCFHCKDALFAQLEEVAREFGAVVLDGQNTDDLADYRPGRSAAEKHRVRSPLVEAGLAKSEIRALSRLHGLPTADEPASACLASRIPYGVPITEEALRIVDRGEEALRGMGFGIFRVRHHEHLVRLEFGPEDLAKALDPAMAARLASAFKGLGYKYVTLDLEGYRTGSGNEVLGAEEKDRFRSYPAGTGTKEGAQSSAATDAPEGA